The Leptospira sp. WS60.C2 genome includes the window CACCAGGTGGAAGGAAAACCCTAAAGCGGAAGCCTTACAATGGATTTCAGCCATGGGAAATTCCCTCTATGTATTTTTATTCTTTTTGTGGCCCCTGGTTCTCATTCGAATTTATTATTCTGCATCCAACAATTTAAGTAAAACCTTGATCCCAGCACTCGCGTATGGGACGGTATTGTATTGGGCATTATTTTTTCTTTGGACTTTGTATTCAAAAGAGTTCAATGAATGGCTTCATCAAATATTTTCAAATAAGTAAAGAAAGGGCATACAATGGCAGTTCCATTTATAGATATCAAACGATTTGAACCAGGATTTTTGGACACCTGGAATGAAAAAGTAAAGTTCATGTCAGAAAACGCACAGTTCATTGGTGGAAATGAAGTCACTGATTTAGAAACAAACCTTGCCACTTGGGCAGAGACCAAATACGCAATTGGTTGTGCGAACGGAACCGATGCCTTACAACTGGCACTTCGTGCCGTGGGAGTGGGTCGTGGAGACAAAGTATTATTACCTGATTCTACTTTTTGGGCAACTTTCGAAGCCGTTGTGAATGTGGGAGGAGATCCTTATACTGTGGATACAAACCCAGTGGATTTACAAATGGATTTCCAAGTCTTCCAAGAAGCAGTCGAAAAAGTAAAACCAAAGGCCGCTCTAGTTGTCCATTTGTATGGATGGGGAACTAGCAAAATTGAAGAACTCAGAAAGTTTTGCAAAGAAAAGAATGTGGCCCTCATTGAAGATGGTGCGCAATGTTTCGGCGTAAAACACAATGGAAACTCTCTCTACAAAGATGCATTGATTTCAACAACATCCTTTTATCCAGCAAAGGTGTTAGGTGCCGCTGGTGATGGTGGAGCTGTTTTTACTAATGATGAAGAATTGTCCGTTGTCACAAGACGCCTTGTCAACCATGGAAGAACATCGCATTATGAACATGGACTTGTGGGTTGGAACTCAAGACTAGA containing:
- a CDS encoding DegT/DnrJ/EryC1/StrS family aminotransferase, which codes for MAVPFIDIKRFEPGFLDTWNEKVKFMSENAQFIGGNEVTDLETNLATWAETKYAIGCANGTDALQLALRAVGVGRGDKVLLPDSTFWATFEAVVNVGGDPYTVDTNPVDLQMDFQVFQEAVEKVKPKAALVVHLYGWGTSKIEELRKFCKEKNVALIEDGAQCFGVKHNGNSLYKDALISTTSFYPAKVLGAAGDGGAVFTNDEELSVVTRRLVNHGRTSHYEHGLVGWNSRLDSLQAAFLNLSLKHLQKRIESRKASQNIYYKELPGLGIGVIQPPKSYEENGYCNVTLVDPEIRPKIEAVLKEKGIGFGNIYPGAMSDQPGAKPYLKERFGKDENARRISKSVLNFPLFAYMTSSEMDEVLSAIKAYNASK